One part of the Lycium ferocissimum isolate CSIRO_LF1 chromosome 8, AGI_CSIRO_Lferr_CH_V1, whole genome shotgun sequence genome encodes these proteins:
- the LOC132068420 gene encoding ATP synthase subunit delta', mitochondrial-like — translation MLRHASRCVTRAATTTLRWRRPFSSDLQSEHVADPNFIEAWKKVIPNVEPPKTPSAFMATRPATPSSIPTKLTVNFVLPYSSELSGKEVDMVIIPATTGQMGVLPGHVATIAELKPGVLSVHEGNDVTKYFVSGGFAFVHANSFADIIAIEAVPVDRIDPNLVQKGLTEFTQKLSTASTDVEKAEAQIGVDVHSALNAALTG, via the exons ATGTTGCGACACGCGTCCCGATGTGTAACCAGAGCCGCCACCACAACTCTTCGGTGGCGCCGTCCATTTTCAAGCGATCTACAATCGGAACACGTGGCAGATCCAAACTTCATTGAAGCATGGAAGAAAGTAATTCCAAATGTTGAACCACCGAAAACTCCATCAGCATTCATGGCTACTAGACCTGCTACGCCTTCGTCCATTCCAACTAAGCTTACTGTCAATTTTGTTCTTCCTTACTCTTCCGAATTGTCCGGTAAAGAG GTTGACATGGTTATTATCCCCGCAACTACGGGACAAATGGGTGTCTTGCCTGGGCATGTGGCAACAATTGCTGAGTTGAAGCCTGGTGTCTTATCAGTTCATGAAGGCAACGATGTGACCAAGTACTTTGTGAGTGGTGGATTTGCATTTGTTCATGCAAATTCTTTTGCGGATATTATCGCTATTGAAGCTGTACCAGTTGACCGCATTGATCCGAACTTGGTTCAAAAGGGCCTCACTGAGTTCACTCAGAAGTTAAGCACTGCATCAACCGATGTAGAAAAAGCTGAAGCCCAGATTGGAGTTGATGTACACAGTGCCCTTAATGCTGCTCTCACTGGTTAA